A genomic region of Corallococcus macrosporus contains the following coding sequences:
- a CDS encoding DUF3224 domain-containing protein: MTKRASGPFDVKLTPMAPEAGAVEGAPGRMALDKRFHGALEATSQGQMIAVRTPVEGSAGYVAMERVNGTLDGRSGTFALQHFGVMTRGAPHLVISVVPDSGTGELTGLAGSMTIDIAPGGKHSYDFQYTLPDKA, encoded by the coding sequence ATGACGAAGCGCGCGAGTGGCCCTTTCGACGTCAAGCTCACCCCCATGGCGCCGGAGGCGGGAGCGGTGGAGGGGGCTCCGGGCCGGATGGCGCTCGACAAGCGCTTTCACGGCGCGCTGGAGGCGACGAGCCAGGGACAGATGATCGCGGTGCGGACACCGGTGGAGGGGTCCGCGGGGTACGTCGCGATGGAGCGCGTCAACGGGACGCTGGACGGCCGGAGCGGCACCTTCGCGCTCCAGCACTTCGGGGTGATGACGCGAGGTGCGCCCCACCTCGTCATCTCCGTGGTGCCGGACTCCGGAACCGGCGAGCTGACAGGGCTCGCCGGCTCCATGACCATCGACATCGCTCCGGGTGGGAAGCACTCCTACGACTTCCAGTACACGCTCCCGGACAAGGCGTGA
- a CDS encoding intradiol ring-cleavage dioxygenase, which produces MSDHERNHHDGLQQDLRVLAKRTDRRELLRWMAFTSLIPIIGCGGPDSSGGSSDTSGCARIPEETAGPYPGDGSNGANALVLSGIVRSDIRSSIAGASGVAAGIPLTLTLTLVASDDSCTPLRGYAIYLWHCDQAGRYSMYSSGVTNENYLRGVQVTDEEGKVTFTSIFPACYSGRWPHIHFEVYPSVEATSSSRNKVATSQLALPEDICDAVYATSGYSQSVRNLGQISLSSDNVFSDGASTQLATVTGNTTEGYAASLVVGIQV; this is translated from the coding sequence TTGAGCGACCACGAACGCAATCACCACGACGGACTCCAGCAGGACCTGCGCGTCCTGGCGAAGCGCACGGACCGGCGGGAGCTGCTGCGCTGGATGGCCTTCACCAGCCTCATCCCCATCATCGGCTGCGGCGGACCTGACTCCAGCGGCGGCAGCAGTGACACGTCGGGCTGTGCGCGGATTCCGGAGGAGACCGCCGGCCCCTATCCCGGTGACGGCTCCAACGGCGCCAACGCCCTGGTGCTCTCCGGCATCGTCCGGAGCGACATCCGCTCCAGCATCGCGGGCGCGAGCGGCGTCGCGGCGGGCATCCCGCTCACTCTCACCCTCACGCTGGTCGCCAGCGACGACAGCTGCACGCCGCTGCGGGGCTACGCCATCTACCTGTGGCACTGCGACCAGGCGGGGCGGTACTCCATGTACTCGTCGGGCGTCACCAATGAGAACTACCTGCGCGGGGTGCAGGTGACGGATGAGGAGGGCAAGGTGACCTTCACCAGCATCTTCCCCGCCTGCTACAGCGGACGCTGGCCGCACATCCACTTCGAGGTCTACCCTTCCGTGGAGGCGACCTCCTCCTCGCGCAACAAGGTGGCCACGTCCCAGTTGGCCCTGCCGGAGGACATCTGCGACGCGGTCTACGCGACGTCCGGCTATTCGCAGAGCGTCCGCAACCTCGGGCAGATTTCCCTCTCCAGCGACAATGTGTTCAGCGACGGCGCATCCACCCAACTGGCGACCGTGACGGGCAACACCACGGAGGGCTACGCGGCCAGCCTGGTGGTGGGCATCCAGGTCTGA
- a CDS encoding DUF4437 domain-containing protein, producing the protein MKTLPKLVAAVAVVSAFTFAAAKGKESAAFQQTAYDKLTWTEMMPGGPSVHVLWGDMKKGPYALLMKFPAGFDSGPHTHSADYHGVLVKGRMTNTSQGAAEAGAVEAGSTWDQPGKVVHRNQCAAGAECVVLIAQDKPFDFAPAPAK; encoded by the coding sequence GTGAAGACCCTGCCCAAGCTCGTCGCCGCCGTCGCCGTCGTGTCCGCGTTCACCTTCGCCGCCGCCAAGGGCAAGGAGTCCGCCGCGTTCCAGCAGACCGCCTATGACAAGCTCACCTGGACGGAGATGATGCCCGGCGGCCCGTCCGTGCACGTGCTCTGGGGTGACATGAAGAAGGGCCCGTACGCCCTGCTGATGAAGTTCCCCGCCGGGTTCGACTCCGGGCCGCACACCCACTCCGCCGACTACCACGGCGTGCTGGTGAAGGGCCGCATGACGAACACCAGCCAGGGCGCCGCCGAGGCCGGCGCCGTGGAGGCGGGCAGCACCTGGGACCAGCCGGGCAAGGTGGTGCACCGCAACCAGTGCGCGGCGGGCGCCGAGTGCGTGGTGCTCATCGCGCAGGACAAGCCCTTCGACTTCGCGCCCGCCCCGGCGAAGTGA
- a CDS encoding LysR family transcriptional regulator — translation MPEWSDLRHFLAIAREGNLSAAARRLKVDQTTVGRRLAVLEKELGARLFDRTPTGLKPTAVALRILPAAEAVEAEALRVERLASGEDLRPSGPVTVTATDSFLVHNVMPWLGGFQARHPEIELQLLSGYEALSLVRREADVAIRLVRPREASLRARKVAAIGVVPFASKAYLARRGPVRFDAGLQGHAVVGYAQDSRRWPESKWLDVHAAKASVAVRLTSILGLLQAAREGLGVALLPAYFGHLHAELVPLRDALPELERTVWLVFHEDLAHNARVRAVVDFLAQTIAEQAEALAKPPARPRKKRAR, via the coding sequence ATGCCCGAATGGAGCGACCTGCGGCACTTCCTGGCCATCGCGAGGGAGGGCAACCTCTCCGCGGCGGCGCGGCGGTTGAAGGTGGACCAGACCACCGTGGGCCGGCGCCTGGCCGTGCTGGAGAAGGAGCTGGGCGCGCGCCTCTTCGACCGGACCCCCACGGGCCTGAAGCCCACGGCGGTGGCGCTGCGCATCCTGCCCGCCGCGGAGGCCGTGGAGGCGGAGGCGCTGCGGGTGGAGCGGCTGGCCAGCGGTGAGGACCTGCGCCCCTCCGGGCCGGTGACCGTCACCGCGACGGACTCGTTCCTGGTCCACAACGTCATGCCGTGGCTCGGGGGCTTCCAGGCGCGGCACCCTGAAATCGAGTTGCAGCTGCTCTCCGGCTACGAGGCGCTGTCGCTCGTGCGCCGCGAGGCGGACGTCGCCATCCGCCTGGTCCGGCCGCGGGAGGCGTCGCTGCGGGCCCGGAAGGTGGCTGCCATTGGTGTCGTGCCCTTCGCGTCGAAGGCGTACCTCGCCCGCCGGGGGCCGGTGCGCTTCGACGCGGGCCTCCAGGGGCACGCGGTGGTGGGGTATGCGCAGGACTCGCGGCGCTGGCCGGAGTCGAAGTGGCTGGACGTGCACGCGGCGAAGGCCTCCGTCGCGGTGCGGCTCACGTCCATCCTGGGCCTGCTCCAGGCCGCGCGCGAGGGCCTGGGCGTGGCGCTGCTGCCGGCGTACTTCGGCCACCTGCACGCGGAGCTCGTCCCGCTGCGCGACGCGCTGCCGGAGCTGGAGCGGACCGTGTGGCTGGTATTCCACGAGGACCTGGCCCACAACGCGCGGGTGCGCGCGGTGGTGGACTTCCTGGCGCAGACCATCGCGGAGCAGGCGGAGGCGCTGGCGAAGCCTCCCGCCAGGCCCCGGAAGAAGCGCGCGCGGTGA
- a CDS encoding nuclear transport factor 2 family protein translates to MREKNLEYTLDWIAIQELVAEYGQAIDHGKDTGDWTRWERVFAPEVTSDYSRFMGVPPSTAPRAVLAQFGNKALECFTRVQHSTANTVRTEFSSPTHATVHAYAEVSHFFTMDGFPQEWTLVGRYTHEVVKTAAEGWRIQKVTLDPIHHRGNLLGLEYARGKRLGTP, encoded by the coding sequence ATGCGCGAGAAGAACCTGGAGTACACGCTGGATTGGATTGCCATCCAGGAGCTGGTGGCCGAGTACGGGCAGGCCATCGACCACGGCAAGGACACGGGCGACTGGACCCGCTGGGAGCGGGTCTTCGCCCCCGAGGTGACGTCGGACTACTCCCGCTTCATGGGGGTGCCGCCCTCCACCGCGCCGCGCGCCGTGCTGGCGCAGTTCGGCAACAAGGCGCTGGAGTGTTTCACCCGGGTGCAGCACTCCACGGCGAACACGGTGCGCACGGAGTTCTCCAGCCCCACGCACGCCACCGTGCACGCCTACGCGGAGGTCTCCCACTTCTTCACCATGGATGGATTCCCCCAGGAGTGGACCCTGGTGGGCCGCTATACCCACGAGGTGGTGAAGACCGCCGCGGAGGGCTGGCGCATCCAGAAGGTCACGCTGGATCCCATCCACCACCGGGGCAACCTGCTGGGCCTGGAGTACGCCCGGGGCAAGCGGCTCGGCACGCCGTGA